From a single Daphnia pulex isolate KAP4 chromosome 2, ASM2113471v1 genomic region:
- the LOC124188303 gene encoding ras-related protein Rab-26-like has product MDRPIILEGDETPSDGMPEAHKSFACMGLDEPDDEVFEEDDFDPSKSFHSRYDHRQLHPIELKVRKEVNDTGYRGYTVPTPQPVPLSSDFPSEEILHKTILVGDSGVGKTSLLVQFDTGTFHPSSFAATVGIGFTVTMYPPTTT; this is encoded by the exons ATGGACAGACCCATTATTCTAGAGGGCGACGAAACGCCGTCGGATGGTATGCCAGAGGCTCACAAAAGTTTTGCCTGCATGGGATTGGACGAACCCGATGACGAGGTCTTTGAAGAAGACGACTTTGATCCGTCAAAATCGTTTCACTCTCGCTACGATCACCGCCAACTTCATCCGATCGAACTGAAAGTGCGGAAGGAGGTGAACGACACCGGCTACCGGGGATACACCGTCCCGACACCTCAGCCCGTTCCGTTGTCATCTGATTTCCCTTCCGAGGAAATTCTTCACAAG ACGATTCTGGTGGGCGACAGCGGCGTGGGCAAGACGTCGCTGCTCGTTCAATTCGACACAGGGACTTTCCATCCATCTTCATTCGCTGCTACTGTCGGCATCGGTTTCACA GTTACGATGTATCCGCCCACAACCACttga